The genomic region GTCTTTCTTCAGATCAGCACGGACTTGTTTCGTTGTGATCAACTCTGTCCAAcccagctgttttttttttttagttctgcaTATCTggtttttcatttcactttatcGTGATAGCATTTATTGCCACAAAAGGTGTGCTCGAAATGAGCATTTTTATTCTTCTtgaatgttaaaaaatgtttccattaAACATGCCGTGATGTTTATGATACTCATTATATCAATTCTAGTAGTGTTCTTCAAAAGTTATTGGAGATTAAAGATCTGAGGGTCATTTCTGACGCGAAGTTTTCTTTTAGTAGTAATAAAGTACTCTGTATACGGCCTTCGTTAATCGTAACACCTTCGAATTTTCTGGTCCATATACATTTAAGAGTTCACAGTTATCAACTTTCAATAGGTGAATTTAAACaccagacattttttttaatatgcgcCACGGTTTCTAAATTCGCTTAATTcgctaatttatttttcactttcactgTCGTGAATAGTATTATTTAAGTCTTTATGAGTTTTCCACTTTTACTTGAGCGGATTAGTTTTAATGTTCATCAAAGAAatctttgccaattttattaattccatgtggaatatttcaaaactaaatttgcAGTGTAaccgaagtgtaaccaacttcaaaccgctcgcgcagctgatgtacGGGCattagctgtctgttagttggctaaatgacagtccagagtattgtttacaagcgctcggaagcattttgccgagagtaaatgcgaaaaaaaaatcagtaatggatttcaaacataaTAGTGTGACTGTACGagtattatatttggctggaaaatcacaccAAGCGATtgttgttaaaataaataaagtttttgtttatcacaccattactcgttacaataatACGGGAAACgttatggaggtggtcatcctaagactgcaacgtcgcgtgaaatggttcaaaaagtgaagaagggacttgagcgaaattcccgacgaagtgtcaatcaaatgccgccgaatactgaaaaatgatctcaaagtcaagccttacaagatccaaaaggcgcctgatctcacaccaaagcagcaaaaagtcaGACGCgagagagcaaaggagttgcttcgcttggccgaaagcggtcaatttccgaacattgtgttttctgacgaaaggatttttcaaaattgagcaattcgtaaactcccaaaacgaaagagtttatttgaccgaccgttcatacgagaattttagtcatcgattggccaccaggaggtagcacccgccacagataatggtttgggtcgctgtaaccgcagatgggtgctctccgatcgttttcatcgagccttgcgtcaaggtaaatgcgaaatattatcgggaaagtattctggaggttgctttgaagacgtgggcagacaaacatttcggtggcagacatTGAATGTTTCAACATGACTCGGCcagtctcacaaagctcgaatgaaccaaaaatggctaaaaaaacaacgttccaaacttcataacgtccacacaatagcTCTCGAATGCACCAgtcgcaaatccgatggattattctctttgggccattttaggAAGCAAAGTCAGAACTAAAAGATTTACCATCGTGCGCGAGTGGGTCAAAATACTTGCAAGtcacgattcgtttctggaccgtctcaaggccatagttaaagcaaaaggtggtcgagcaaaagtaattgattcttaattttttattatttcctcacattttttactataaattgaataaaagtaattttcaaactaaacttatggcctttttaaggggttatataccttgtgttttttcaaaaaaatcaaaataaattttatttctttatcgtaaagtacaatcccttgagaacattttccaaaaatttcatagagatctgagcaatagatcgaaagttacagcgttttaaattgtgcgtcgtcacgtcctgagcgtacggcctcatgcggcgcttgaaactttaaacgcgattatctcaaaaacgtgtttttccaaaaatgcttttgcggtggacgcgattgcaaaaaaagtattcaaccgatttttataatttttttttttaaattgttcgtaattgatgtcgcctcttagtgaacgatcacctttttatgtataaatttgtattttgcagatatgaattttttaatgccaattttaggactgtagaagtggagttttttaaaaacatgttcctattttcacaaaaatcaaaatatttaatatattgatcgttcactaagaagatataaccctatactaatgaaatcttttcgattttttgatttcagttgacttggtggacttgaatcgcgtccaccgcaagcctcttccaaaaaaagggtcttgagggaaaacgccataactccgccatttttaaatatttttacacaaacaaagccttttttttctttaaacattgtaatatccaataataaaaacttttatacaataaaattattgctacatatctttaaaaaaacccaactttcgctaatttcaccggaccttaaggtatataaccccttaatgggTTACACTTCGATTCCCGGACCCTGTAATGGCCCTTTTACTTCAGCACTTCGAGAACTtaatgcttttataaaaaatcttaatGTAATTGACTTAATTGTTATATCACACAAAAGCTAATACTTCTACATTTCGTACTAGTCTTTAAGGTACTTTGTAATTAAGATTTAAATCAAAAACCGGGAAGTAGTCAACGTTTTCATCTTTGGTATACAgttgcacccatttatttatgaacgtcttcgacttcttcaaatattttgctgcaaatGCACGTAAAGTTTTGTTGCATAGTTTTCCATACGCGGAACTCATTCTGTAAAAACAACGCACGCTCTGTAACTTTCTAACAATACTAACAAATTACACAACGCGTTTTGCGAAAAGGATACGCTTATTTAgcagcatataaatattttttgtttcacggaactcttaagtttgagttttgcCGATCAGTCTTTAATTAGACAATACCAAGCCCCATTTGGTTAATTTCTGGTTCCACACTCAGacattgtacatatttttatttaagttattgCCAATATTTACCGCACAAATATTACTTTGTGTAAAGTAAAAGTGAGGTTTGACCCCCCAAGTGTGATCACTTTCGTATATGTAGAGAAAGAAAAGAGGATTATAAAGATGTTTTTTGTTAGTAacttttaaacaatgaaaaaaaaattgattcacTCTTTCAGATTATTAATACTGGGGCTCCTCGACTTTTTTTAATCAAGTTTTTCATGTCCCCGCAAAGTagataattatgtatatattatggctgaaatatttacaattgcctggtgatgggcgaccgctattagaaaaaacttttccttcattttagtgtttcacggagattcgaacctgtgcacttctgaatggtagtcacgcacaaaccatttggctacggcggccgataaaGTAGATAATTACTCAATAAAAACAGCCGTTATTTAATACTAACAAAATATCCAACCTTGTTGTCAAGTCATTTAGAAcacttttcacttattttatagCCTAAGTAAATCTaataagttaatatttttgtattttaagtttatttttgtagtttaagTTTAGTCTGAATGACTGTATTAATGCTCTTGGCTAGACTGGcgcacaaacattttatgtatacacatatatacaaacaacatacatatgtagcttgACAAACATAAATTTAACGTATCATTACTTATCGATTTTTGTTATACAACTTTCttagagaaaaattatttaaaaatgaagtgAGTTTTTTCCACCTCCTGCAAAGTTGCACATGCGGTTAGTCCTTTAGGTATTAAACCAAATCAAATCTAAATTTGTGCATAAAATacgttatgattttttttttattttttcgcgaCTTCTTTTCAATCTACTAGCTGGTTTATCAACCCTTACCTGAACTGACGCACGTTTTATAGTACACTCCACTCTTGTGTATTTACAATTGGAAAAAGCATACACACCCCCTTTAATTGTAGTTTgttggtgatttttttttttttttgtttttttttttttgttttttatcaacTTTTCTTGCGCTTTATCAATAAATAGACACAAGACAGAGAGGTCCTTTACTCTTCCTACGCgagattttcaataattcgtTTTTAACTTCTTAAAATATACTACGTATGAAAACTTGACTGTAGGCAAAGcacttttcttgaaaatatatatatgtatgtattgacaCAAATGTGGAAATTCGAGAAAATGTCCCACCAGCGCTAGTTTTTCCACAGATAGGCATTCAATTTATTCGGCGTAACTCGCGTTCGCGGCCATTCACTCTACTGATTAAGGTGGGAGACACTATACGAACTTGATTTGGGAcgataattagaaaaaattttataattttcacaaaacGAACTGCTTCCCGTATGTTTataattctcaaaaattttccaaaccaCGAAAAACTGTGCGATACTAGCGAAGCAGCAGAAAGTTAACAAATGCAGCGCTTTTTTACGGAACTTCTCTGCTTTTGATTGTCAAATTCACTGGCAGCTATAACTTATGTGCGTGTAAATGTGTGAAAAGAGAGCACAGATATTTAAAAACTCTTTTAGTACAACTGACAGTTCAGACTTCAATATGAATCAGCTACCAGGGttgtaatatttattacttttcaacataaaattttctaaacaaaGTGGTTTAATAGCGATtataaaaatcatagaaaaaagcATTATCGGCACTTTACTCCGTTCTAAAATTTTACTACTCTGGAATGAATTCACCATGAGAGTTTTAAGGAAGATATGTCACTGTCACTATGTCTCAGAATCCAATAGTGATTTGCTGACGTATTTCTGTACGACAGTATTCGGGAAAAACTGAGATTGAGTtggtaatatacgaaaaaattaaaggagTCTTAactcatgttacttcgttgcagTCTGAACCATGGATGACGTCTGAAGAACGACTGATTGAAAGAGCATAAGAGTACGTGTGAAGTGAGCGGGCACATTTCTGCTGGCCAAACCTTCGTAACGTAACAGCCAAAGAAATAGGCATATTTGAAAGTAGGCATTCGTTAACACCCAACAATTATCCCTCAATCCAAGATTGAGAGAGCAAAGTTACAAGGATGCTTATTGTAAGTTTTTTCGGacaacacaaaaatttgtaGACAAACTCAGTTGATGTGTCTTCTACCGTTTTTTGCAAGTGATTTCCGTTcgttaagtttttttatctttGGGGGTGTATTTTCATATACGTTCCTAATTTTGGTTGATGGCtgatttttttatcaaactgAACTAATATTTACCAAACTTCGCCCTCCAGTTCACTTCTCTTTTGGATCAATTGATCTCACTTTCTTGCAAGTAATTGTATTATCTTATATTTAACACCAAAAATATTCATCCTTCAATTGGATTCACATTAGAAATAGTGTTTTCAGGAGAAATTAGGTAGGTGAGTTTAGAACAAATTCATATTTTGCGTGTAGATATGAGCAGAGAACGTCTAATCTAAAACTCACAAAGAAAGCTCCTCACGGCAAAAtctaatttctttattaatgtCAATAAAATCGGTTCTaagttaccgaaacgacccggatttatatccggccaaggactgtcactccagcagcattccccgtatgtaagtatggggaatgtttatgcttctacaacaacaacaactacaaaaacaacaaatgcttTATATTGtccatacaaataaaacaaaattaaaatcgttattcataaatattaactgcttttatttttaaatttaaccgtgacagtaaatataataaaaatattggttatcaattatttttttacaaataatttaagtatttttaagtatatatgcatatgatattttatttatagagtaTAAGGTAATtccatttcgaaaaaattgtggatTATCCTACAATTGTATGCTTTTAATGGTCAAATACCCACTTGCAAAAGATATTGTACTCAATTTTGATGTTCATAGAATAGACTTGTTTGAACGAACTCAAAAACTCTTTAGGGTAATACAAGTTATAATTTTGTGGATAAAATATATCTGACACTTGAGTATTCCCTGATATGTTTTACAAATAAACACCGCTGTTGCGCGTGTTTGGTCAATATAGTATCTGAGATACTATTACAAATtcatttccatcaaaattttcaacagtgAAACGCTTAGTGAAAAACGTCCATAAATGGAAAACTGGCTTCCTCCGGCTCAAGCAAATCTATTAAGAAGCACACTGTCCCAGCTACACCTTCATATAAGCTATGTGGCCGGTCAGGTGTACGTGCGCGATGCTTGAATTCTGAGTCAGTCAACAATTCCATATATTTGATAGCTCGATAATAGTATTTAGGTTCATTAGTTAAGCGATATAACAGTAAAAAGACGTAACCATTTCCAGAGACACCATGACAAATACCTGGACCCTTGCGTAAGAAACCCTTTTTCCACACCAAGTCACCAGAACGGCGCAATGCTTGTAGATATTTATCCTCCTTAAAAATAAGATACGCTTTAGCAAGCAAATATACAGCACCTGACGCTCCATGACACCAATGCACTAAACGTTTCTCCCGACCACTTTTTAGATCTTCCAGTGCCACAGGGAAATTACCTTCAGAGTCTTGCAGTGTTAGAAAAAAATCGATCGACCGTTTTATGTCACGTAATTCTGCGCTAGGAGCAGATATGGGATCTGTGCGAAACCACGGACTATCTAACAACATGTGCAGAATAGCGCATAGGCCATGTGCTGCTCCCAGATACTCCGTGCCATGGTATTGATACATTAGCGGTAATGGGGCTTTGGTCTTTTTGGCGTACTCTCTGCCGCTGTTAATAATCATTTGGCAAATGGATATTATATCATCgtctgtaatttttttctcacaaaGGACATCATTAAGCCAGTAACACCCAGAAAGGAAGCCAGCTCGGCCCACTAAAACTTCATCGCAGCCGTATTTGGTATGCATAAATTCTTTGCTGGAAGGTATACCTGCTTTAAAGTTTGTTAAATCATTAGACAACTCTTCCATATGTTTCAAATCATGCGATATAGCAGCGGACACAGCGAAAATTCCCGCATTGCCGCACAAGAATGAATACCTTTCTGCTGAACGTTTTTTGTATCGATCTGCATTACATTTCGCATTACGTATAAAAGTCTCAGCATGTTCAAGTGCTGGATACAGCTCTCGTGCCTTCTCAGATCTTGACATCTTCCAGAACATAAAGGCGATCCCGGCATTTCCAACGTATAAATCACCGCGATGGTCTTCATCCGCATTACCTGGTTGGCAAGTTTCCATAATTGCGTCAACATAAGTGCAAATAAGATTCTTAACGTGCTCTTCATCCAACACCAAGGGGGTACTTTCCACACTGACGAAGTCAGGAAATGGGTTTTCCAAATATCGCTTCTccatttttgcctaaaatttgttaaaagaatgagtatttttaaaatcgatcaataagttttgcagaCAGATGCTACACCCAGATTACTTATGTATCTACATAATTTGTACGTTTCTTcttgtcaaattttatttttaatttactttacggACCAGGAATTACCTCAGACAAATTGAATCCTTAAGTGTATTTTCGCTTATTGCAATTATTTGCGGAAGTTCGATAAATATGCTTTCAACtagcaatattttaaatattttatttaattgcccACTTTTAGCCGGTCGTCTTTTCTATTGAGTCGTTTTCTAATATTCACAATAAGTCAAAGGGAATGAAGGTAGAGCAAATAACCAGATAGAAATAATGGTATTCACACCTTGTGTGAACTGCACTGAAAAAAAACGACTCCTCAccacgaaattaaaaaataggcgTGATCCGTCCCAGCTTttctgattattattattagttgctCGAGCGCCAGCTTTGGAATCATAGTGCCGAAaaactacatatatgtacgaaGCCTACAACTACATATATGTAGTAACATTCCATAGgtaattaaggggttatagGTAATTAGGGGTTAGAAggctgaaaaaagcgaattttccaaaattttttttgaaaaaaacttttacatttattcatctaaaaatttgtaaataatatggttatcttttaactgtaattTACGACTTAGTTTTagtccaaatatttatttggaaaggaactacagctgatctccgggagctcctctcaaaaaaaaacgtttttcggTGACCACTatgtctctgaactggatcctctgaaattaaaacaccaaacagattttgttaaagtaatgttaaatctagtaattaattgaaggaataagtaaaatacatttttttgacaaaattacgTTTTCCCCCCCCccccaaaaaaatcgatttttgaccaaaatttcggcgttaaattgtttaaaaaaaaatatttatcggtgaaaaGAAATCTTTGattaattgctaaaaaatatatttaagaagctcgtgttaaaatttgagactaatcggtatAGCCGTTTTCGAGGGAGTAAATCACTTTACAAGCACTCtcaaacgccttttcaaatttgcgtgtaacttcgaaaatattcactggagcgatattaaattttctgtgtgtattcttaaatatacatacatatgtacattaagaaaaaaaatcgatttttttttaattctaactgtatataaccccttaaaatacCTCCCGTAAAATATAactcattcatttcattcaaattttctACTGAATTTGTTGTAAGAAAATCcacaactgtattatgaaataatttttactacCACTGCTGGCCGAAggactcatatgaaatttttttttaaaagaaattttagtttaaaaatataatataattttatatttgaaattaaaggTATTTTTATCTTCTATTCAACTGATTTTAAAATGGGCTTAATACCACatgaaaaaagctatttttataaaaaggttagtttttattattctttctaTTATGTACAATTCTATTACCTGCAAATCGATGCATATTAGTTGTGTTAGATAACGAAATTATCCATCACCTTCCATCATTCCAACTCAAGAACGTAAGCGAaagatttcacaaaaaaatttatttgtatgtttaaaaataatttaatttttggtggtTAAAGTTTCTCTAAACAAATTATACTTCTCCCCAGTATCCAACTGTCACTCGGCTCTCAATTTTTATgtgatgtataattttttggcGTTATCGAACGCCTACTTGCAAAAATAGGGAATAATTATTACACATTTTTGTGTTATCGAACGAAACTATGATTTATTTGTACAAGAAATGTTGTATACCCCTGATATCAGAAAAAGGTGGCGTgaccttttcaattttttctcggGTGAGGAGTCGCTGTTCTGCGCTTGGTCCAAAGTACAATATTCACCAAGCCTTTCACTAAATATTCATAAACAAGTAACTTCTTTCCCCTTGTTGTTttttgctgctggagtgacagtccttagccggatataaattcgggttgTTTCGGTAGCGTGGTAGCCAATTCTGTCGTGGAAACATCCTTACTGATGTGCGCCTACATTCGCAAAAGATTGTGCTGACGAAAGAATTGAAGCCCAACGGCCGATACAACACCGTCTTTTCGCTACTAAGGCGCTGGAGCGGAAGCAATTAGAAACCAACTCTCGTTCCATGACAGCCAGTTCTGTTaccagaacgacccggatttatatccggccaagtacTGTCACTCCatcagcattccccgtacatgcatggggaatgcttatgctacagcaacaacaacagaaacaaactctcttaaacttaatttttcaaacaaataagcTTTAACTTCCAAAagctaacaaatttaaaaataataagctAATAAATTTGCAGCAtccaaacataaatatttatttgtatatctgCATTTGATAACggatggaaataataaaaattgcttagCAGCTTCCTAATTGCATGTTTATTGCATTTGAAATTCAATTTTAGccgaaagttttttaatttaaacagggtcaattaaatacattttttttttaattaataaatcatCCATCTTAAATTGTGTACTATCAAGCATATCACATCAGGTATAAATTAGTTATAATTTAGCGGCGGCGATTTCCACCACCACCCGCCAATATCGTTGCAATTCGAATGAATATATTTAACGTGTCCATGTAGATCGAAAGACATCTATAAAATATACAGataagtaatttttatatttatttcaattaaaatatacTTACGCGTTAATAGGATCATAGGGTTTTGCGAATATTTGTGGGTGATGCTCCGCGTAACGCACAATACGTTGCGTATCATAAAGCAAAAAGCCTCCAAACAGAATCAGACCGCCATAAAGAGACATTGATGCCAAGCCTGGAACAatttaaaacatatattttgtgCTTAAGAACTTCTGGAGAAACATACCTGCGCCCAAAGCTGTAGTTGGAGGCAGCCACATAGAAGCCAAAGATGAAGCAAACACCAATCCAAGACCTAAGGCCAAAGGACCACCCATGTAAAGGAATTTATCACTAGGCGCACATACTGCTACTGTTGAAAGCCCTCCCACAATACCAGAGGTATATAGTGCTGCCCTGGTAAGAATTGGGCCACCAAGGAAGCACATTGGTGCAATTACAGCGCCCATCACGGCACAGTGTAAAGCCCAAGCCATTTGTTTTGGCCCAACACCGGGTTGATATTCGATGGATTGCGTTAAAACACCGGAACCAATCATAAGAGCAAAAGTGCCTAGCATCGACTGAATCGTGCGAATTGTTTTAGGAGCGTATTTTAATGattatattacaaatataaatatacataccaTCCAACCATTTCTGGTTACAAGCGAAAGCAAACGAGGTGAGCGAAAAACTGCCATGGCGGTACCCGCAGTTATAGCGCAAGATGCCCCGAAGTAACCGTACGTAGTATGAACTCGTTCTCGAACAAACTCTGGCCATAAcctaaaattatacattttaaacGGCTTCTTTTTTAACTTTACTTCTCACTTACATAGAATTGGTATAAATACTTGGATCTTTATTCAAACCTAGGCCATAAAAACACAAGGCCCCAAGACCGATAGCCGATGCTCCAGCTGCTGCACCTTTACCAATGGAATATGCTAAAAAACCAATAAGATCGTTAAGCTCACAATTTTATGATCGTATCTTTTATATGGCttcttttataaacaattatttaccGTTTTCAGAAGGGGGTcccataagtttttcctttaGAGTAGGGCCCCTTCCCACCTCGCTACGAGTGTTAGTGGTTCGTGTAGGACCACGGGCATAATTTCgtgatatatttaaattatacgATTTTAAAGAGTTTTGGAGACTAGACCCTAATGAACCACATCTTATAGCATGCGCTGAGGATGCTCCTTTTAAGCTAAAACGCACTGGTGCGGTTGACAACGCAAAGCGTAGTAACATTTTGATCTGATGAAATTCCTTTGCAATGTGAGGAAATTATTTCTGCAATCCGCTATAACTAGCTTTTTAACAAAgcactctaaaaaaaaaacgaaaatataattcgtataattaaatatttgctcTCGAATATTACGTTTTATATGATAATGATTTTTAACtaacaatttttagaaatttctcgGTTTTGCCTGATTTTATTTAGTACAAATTCGAAATTCTAATCAATATGACAACTTCAAGTGTTGCCAGAAGTTTAATTATCAGATATTTACGTAATTTTCGGTACAAACTGAATGTTACCATCAGCGTGCACACCACTTTATTTGCAGgcataagtaatttttttaaatttattctaattattaattaaagtgGTTTTTACAAGTTATACGTATGAGTAAATTGAACGAAAAAACTTGCACATTTGAAAAAACTAACTTAGAAAAAGTATCTAAAATTTGgtattcaataataataattattgtgttttttttattaatttttattgttgagtACTGAATACGGTACTATGTATTTGAGATCAGGAGCCAGATTCCAACTTTTGTGACCGCCTAACATTGCAATTCCGTCCATTCTGTCCTTAAAAATTGCCTAacctaaattttaaattttgttcggCTCCCAGGAGCGTTGTGCAGCATCAACagctgtaaaaaattaatgcatCAAGTGCATCGGATTGATGCTGGCCGCCGGTCATTTACAATTAAATCAGCCTTGCTGAATATGCATCCCTTCTCTCACCTTAAATAATaactgtaaaataataaatttaaataaataagaaataagataTTTTATTCCTATAACATATTCACATTAGAATTTTAATGCAGTAGATAGCTTCCATTAAAGAAGCCAGTCATTATCAGGTTTGGGAGgcatgttttcaaaaatatatgccAATAGtgttgaaaaaacttaaaaaatggcACGAGAACCGTCGATGTATCATAAAAACAGTCGATGTATCATAAAATAGCACCCACTAACGATACTATCCATACGATATTTAACAGCTGACGCATAAGTTAACATTTCAGCTCGCCAAACGATTGGTACCGAAGTTCTAATTGGGATGCCGGCATTAGTTTTTACATTTACAAATTGCAATATTTATTGAGTTAAGTTTCTGGTGCTGCAATTGTTTTGGTCCAATTATCGCTCTTctgattcaaataaattttaatttaaaatgaagGTAGAAATAGatgcaataacaaaatcaacttttcaaaaatgtggAGAAATCAAAACATCACCGGCACTAaatgatgatttttatttaatgtgcGGATTCtgcgaaaatatatatttgcaatTGAACACCTTTGTGTCTCACATAAACATCAAACATAAACATTTACTTAAAAAGGGTAACTCTTTTCACCAATCAAATGTTAgtcactaaatattttttgggataaaaaatgtattaaaaaattaagacgTGAAGAGTTCCAAGTCGAAGTTTCCAGTTTCTAGATAAAAGCTCATTTCTacccatacacacatatgttcaACTATGAAATTTCTTTAATATAGGAAACCGGAGATCCTTTGGAAACGAATACAACCGTTGACGATATCAGGGAAGAAAGTGAAGAATTCGTTGAATTACAAACTAAGTGGAGCTCTGTTAATGAAGGAAGCGAAAAAGATGTGGAATTTGTGAGTAGAAGTACAACGATTAATGTTATTTATGCTATAAGCATAAATTTCTTTCCTTCTCAGATTTGTTAATGTCTTTTACATTACACCCACAAATACATATCTTGTAATATTATTTGGCAGTGGAAAACATGAATAAATTCACATTCGCCTGGTTTTAATTAGTTTACTTTCAAGAAATGTACATGTTTTTTGAACAGGTTGACAATCGTGGTGATGTGGACGAGGTGTGCGATAAAGCCTTCACGTTAGCACTCATTGCAGAATATGAGAGCCATCGATTGTTATGGGATCTTGAAGATCCACAAGCGAGGAATCGGAAACAGCGCGAAGAAGCTTATAAAGAAATTACTACCAATGTAAACAGAGTTTGTCACACAAATTTGAATTGGAAAACCACAATTGGACATATACGGAAAATACGCTGTAAATTTCGCAGTGAGATGCTTAATGAAAAGTTAACTgaatccaaaagaaaaaaatatgagcgCCCTTGGTATTATGACCAGTTATCATTCCTGCACGCTGCAATCAAATACaataaccggagaaaaaggGTAAACATTTAGATGACTAATTATACTTCCCCTATTATAtgtctattatattttattt from Anastrepha obliqua isolate idAnaObli1 chromosome 2, idAnaObli1_1.0, whole genome shotgun sequence harbors:
- the LOC129239115 gene encoding lanC-like protein 3 homolog, which gives rise to MEKRYLENPFPDFVSVESTPLVLDEEHVKNLICTYVDAIMETCQPGNADEDHRGDLYVGNAGIAFMFWKMSRSEKARELYPALEHAETFIRNAKCNADRYKKRSAERYSFLCGNAGIFAVSAAISHDLKHMEELSNDLTNFKAGIPSSKEFMHTKYGCDEVLVGRAGFLSGCYWLNDVLCEKKITDDDIISICQMIINSGREYAKKTKAPLPLMYQYHGTEYLGAAHGLCAILHMLLDSPWFRTDPISAPSAELRDIKRSIDFFLTLQDSEGNFPVALEDLKSGREKRLVHWCHGASGAVYLLAKAYLIFKEDKYLQALRRSGDLVWKKGFLRKGPGICHGVSGNGYVFLLLYRLTNEPKYYYRAIKYMELLTDSEFKHRARTPDRPHSLYEGVAGTVCFLIDLLEPEEASFPFMDVFH
- the LOC129237083 gene encoding uncharacterized protein LOC129237083 isoform X3, which gives rise to MKVEIDAITKSTFQKCGEIKTSPALNDDFYLMCGFCENIYLQLNTFVSHINIKHKHLLKKGNSFHQSNETGDPLETNTTVDDIREESEEFVELQTKWSSVNEGSEKDVEFVDNRGDVDEVCDKAFTLALIAEYESHRLLWDLEDPQARNRKQREEAYKEITTNVNRVCHTNLNWKTTIGHIRKIRCKFRSEMLNEKLTESKRKKYERPWYYDQLSFLHAAIKYNNRRKRGAKVLDNEKPALPFTDLTDTQNLDIINIYKDFPCLWDAQHIGYRFKNRRQEAITNMQAAITANTGLSFTKDELQKRIYQIRYACTQEKHRKLQCNRFKKPFQPNLL
- the LOC129237081 gene encoding growth hormone-inducible transmembrane protein, coding for MLLRFALSTAPVRFSLKGASSAHAIRCGSLGSSLQNSLKSYNLNISRNYARGPTRTTNTRSEVGRGPTLKEKLMGPPSENAYSIGKGAAAGASAIGLGALCFYGLGLNKDPSIYTNSMLWPEFVRERVHTTYGYFGASCAITAGTAMAVFRSPRLLSLVTRNGWMSMLGTFALMIGSGVLTQSIEYQPGVGPKQMAWALHCAVMGAVIAPMCFLGGPILTRAALYTSGIVGGLSTVAVCAPSDKFLYMGGPLALGLGLVFASSLASMWLPPTTALGAGLASMSLYGGLILFGGFLLYDTQRIVRYAEHHPQIFAKPYDPINACLSIYMDTLNIFIRIATILAGGGGNRRR
- the LOC129237083 gene encoding zinc finger and BTB domain-containing protein 41-like isoform X2, whose protein sequence is MKVEIDAITKSTFQKCGEIKTSPALNDDFYLMCGFCENIYLQLNTFVSHINIKHKHLLKKGNSFHQSNETGDPLETNTTVDDIREESEEFVELQTKWSSVNEGSEKDVEFVDNRGDVDEVCDKAFTLALIAEYESHRLLWDLEDPQARNRKQREEAYKEITTNVNRVCHTNLNWKTTIGHIRKIRCKFRSEMLNEKLTESKRKKYERPWYYDQLSFLHAAIKYNNRRKRGAKVLDNEKPALPFTDLTDTQNLDIINIYKDFPCLWDAQHIGYRFKNRRQEAITNMQAAITANTGLSFTKDELQKRIYQIRYACTQEKHRKLQCNRFKKPFQPNCKYYNEISFLEDNVGPFKCSECEEILNGIDRYRIHMSSHNGSMPFKCHLCDRGFMKERNHTFAMCVVSLSGHGLFSTHICVVTKKGQTISAIYV